Proteins encoded in a region of the Burkholderiales bacterium genome:
- a CDS encoding SDR family oxidoreductase, translated as MLPAEYDVTGKVVLITGAGRGIGKGIAQVLAHAGADIALNALTPKYVEPLTAEIARSSGRRVEPIVADVTKPDTVRAAVDAVLAKFGRIDVLVNALGDSIRKPLVTLPDKSESQAASDDELKFVIDINLTEAILCTREVGKHMLERRSGKVISISSWTASKGGGELVLYTAAKTALVGFTRAQALEWAPYGVQVNAIAPGLFPDPVTSGEKRAQESAERAKRTVPLKRHGELREVGLLALYLASGASDYMTGQTIVLDGGLSL; from the coding sequence ATGCTGCCTGCCGAGTACGACGTCACCGGAAAAGTGGTTTTGATCACCGGCGCGGGCCGGGGCATCGGGAAAGGCATCGCGCAGGTGCTCGCGCACGCCGGCGCCGATATCGCGCTGAACGCGCTCACGCCGAAATACGTCGAGCCGCTCACCGCCGAGATCGCCCGATCGTCGGGCCGGCGGGTCGAGCCGATCGTGGCCGACGTGACGAAGCCCGACACCGTGCGTGCCGCGGTCGACGCGGTTCTGGCGAAGTTCGGCCGCATCGACGTGCTGGTGAACGCGCTCGGCGATTCGATCCGCAAGCCGCTGGTGACGCTGCCCGACAAGAGCGAATCGCAGGCGGCTTCGGACGACGAGCTGAAGTTCGTCATCGATATCAACCTCACCGAAGCGATACTCTGCACGCGCGAAGTGGGAAAGCACATGCTCGAGCGGCGCAGCGGCAAGGTGATCAGCATCTCCTCGTGGACCGCGAGCAAAGGCGGCGGCGAGCTCGTCCTCTACACCGCCGCGAAGACCGCGCTGGTCGGTTTCACACGGGCGCAGGCGCTCGAATGGGCGCCGTACGGCGTGCAGGTCAACGCGATCGCGCCGGGACTCTTCCCGGACCCGGTGACCTCGGGCGAAAAGCGCGCGCAGGAAAGTGCCGAGCGCGCGAAGCGCACCGTGCCGCTGAAGCGTCACGGCGAACTGCGCGAAGTGGGATTGCTCGCGCTCTATCTCGCGTCGGGCGCGTCCGACTACATGACCGGCCAGACGATCGTGCTCGACGGCGGCCTGAGTCTTTGA
- a CDS encoding LLM class F420-dependent oxidoreductase: MKYGVAIFFTDYSISPVDMGTALEARGFESLWAPEHSHIPLTRKSAYPKGGELPKEYYDVMDPFVTLAAAATATKTLKVGTGICLVVQRDPIQTAKSVASLDRISDGRFLFGIGAGWNEDEMANHGTTDFKGRFKLMEERVQAMREIWSKTKPEFDGAHVKFGPMMTWPKPVQKPLPVLVGGEWPHGARRALAFGDAWMPHALRPAYGENDVLMHLPAFREMAKAAGRESIPITAFNPPAKPDTLQRYRDAGIERVVFSIAAEDKDKTLATLDRLAGAMKQTG, from the coding sequence ATGAAATACGGCGTCGCGATCTTCTTCACCGACTATTCGATCTCGCCCGTCGACATGGGCACGGCGCTCGAGGCGCGCGGCTTCGAAAGCCTGTGGGCGCCGGAGCACAGCCACATTCCGTTGACCCGCAAGTCGGCATATCCCAAAGGCGGCGAGCTGCCGAAGGAGTACTACGACGTCATGGATCCTTTCGTGACGCTGGCCGCAGCCGCGACGGCGACGAAGACGCTCAAGGTGGGGACGGGCATCTGCCTCGTCGTGCAGCGCGATCCCATCCAGACCGCGAAGTCGGTGGCGAGCCTCGACCGGATCTCCGACGGCCGTTTTCTCTTCGGCATCGGCGCCGGCTGGAACGAAGACGAGATGGCCAACCACGGCACGACCGATTTCAAAGGCCGCTTCAAGCTGATGGAAGAGCGCGTCCAGGCGATGCGCGAGATCTGGAGCAAAACCAAGCCCGAGTTCGACGGCGCGCACGTGAAGTTCGGACCGATGATGACGTGGCCCAAGCCGGTGCAGAAGCCGCTGCCGGTCCTCGTCGGCGGCGAGTGGCCGCACGGCGCGCGGCGCGCCCTCGCGTTCGGCGATGCGTGGATGCCGCACGCGCTGCGTCCCGCGTACGGCGAGAACGACGTCCTCATGCATTTGCCCGCGTTTCGCGAGATGGCGAAAGCCGCAGGTCGCGAGTCGATTCCGATCACCGCGTTCAATCCGCCGGCGAAGCCCGATACGTTGCAACGCTATCGCGACGCCGGCATCGAGCGCGTCGTCTTCTCGATCGCCGCGGAGGACAAGGACAAGACGCTCGCGACGCTGGATCGATTGGCGGGCGCGATGAAGCAGACCGGCTGA
- a CDS encoding phytanoyl-CoA dioxygenase family protein, protein MKAERVLERRPLVLDQRSRERYFEDGFLVVPGYVGTAWLARLRAVVDAKIEESRALSASDDQFDLAPDHSKEKPNIRRLRKAVDQHPELWAFAQDPGVVDLVADLLGPDLRFHSSKLNFKWSDGGDAVQWHQDIPAWPHTSFSVLTFGVYLDDTTSEQGPLVALPGTHRGPLFEQFDDDGRWTGQLSARDVAALKTDRVAEMCGPAGTVVLIHCRVVHASAVNHSPRLRPLLLNVYSSADTLPITPAPSPTKKTGVLVRGQEPLHVHWEPYEARLPPRWDQVGYRSIFAAQSVPQTAEVS, encoded by the coding sequence ATGAAGGCCGAACGCGTGCTGGAGCGACGCCCGCTGGTTCTCGACCAGCGCTCGCGCGAGCGCTACTTCGAGGACGGCTTCCTGGTCGTGCCCGGTTACGTCGGCACCGCCTGGCTGGCGCGGCTGCGTGCGGTGGTCGACGCCAAGATCGAGGAGTCGCGCGCCCTGTCGGCTTCCGACGATCAGTTCGATCTCGCGCCCGATCACAGCAAAGAGAAGCCGAACATCCGGCGCCTGCGCAAGGCGGTCGACCAGCATCCCGAGCTCTGGGCGTTCGCGCAGGATCCCGGCGTCGTCGATCTCGTGGCGGACCTGCTCGGCCCAGACCTGCGCTTCCACAGCTCCAAGCTCAACTTCAAGTGGTCCGACGGCGGCGACGCGGTGCAGTGGCACCAGGACATCCCGGCGTGGCCGCACACCAGCTTCAGCGTGCTCACCTTCGGCGTCTATCTCGACGACACCACCTCCGAGCAGGGGCCGCTCGTGGCGCTCCCCGGCACGCATCGCGGCCCGCTCTTCGAACAGTTCGACGACGACGGCCGCTGGACCGGCCAGCTTTCGGCGCGCGACGTCGCGGCGCTGAAGACCGATCGCGTGGCCGAAATGTGCGGGCCCGCCGGCACGGTGGTGCTGATCCACTGCCGCGTCGTGCACGCGTCGGCGGTCAACCATTCGCCGCGCCTGCGCCCGCTGCTCCTCAACGTGTATTCCTCGGCCGACACGCTGCCGATCACACCCGCGCCGTCGCCGACGAAGAAGACCGGCGTGCTGGTGCGCGGGCAGGAGCCGCTGCACGTTCATTGGGAGCCTTACGAAGCCCGATTGCCGCCGCGCTGGGACCAGGTCGGCTATCGCTCGATCTTCGCCGCGCAGAGCGTCCCGCAAACAGCGGAAGTGAGCTGA
- a CDS encoding TonB family protein, which translates to MAAVSRARFPTDWRTAGRSSKWASIAIVVALHIALVAALLQFASVRTAIIAAAPIMTTLITPPKKVEPPPKPPPPPPRPQVRHKPTPAPQPPIIAAQPEAPPTTFTAPPPLPVPVPLPPIEAPVAPVAVAPPPAPPAPVIPPSFNAAYLNNPGPEYPLVSRQMGEEGRVILRVFVNENGLPEQVQVRTSSGFTRLDTTAQDTVRRWKFTPARRGDTPVGAWVLVPMTFKLGN; encoded by the coding sequence ATGGCTGCGGTGTCCCGCGCGCGTTTCCCCACCGACTGGCGCACTGCCGGACGTTCGTCGAAATGGGCCAGCATAGCGATCGTCGTCGCGCTGCATATCGCGCTCGTCGCAGCGCTGCTGCAATTCGCGTCGGTGCGTACCGCGATCATCGCGGCAGCGCCGATCATGACCACGCTGATCACGCCGCCGAAGAAAGTGGAGCCGCCGCCGAAGCCGCCGCCTCCGCCGCCCAGGCCCCAGGTGCGGCACAAGCCGACGCCCGCGCCGCAGCCGCCGATCATCGCGGCGCAGCCCGAAGCACCGCCGACGACCTTTACCGCGCCGCCGCCACTGCCAGTGCCCGTGCCGCTGCCGCCGATCGAGGCGCCGGTGGCCCCGGTCGCCGTCGCCCCGCCGCCCGCTCCACCGGCCCCTGTGATTCCGCCCAGCTTCAACGCGGCCTATCTGAACAATCCGGGGCCGGAATATCCGCTGGTGTCCCGTCAGATGGGCGAGGAGGGCCGAGTCATCCTGCGCGTGTTCGTGAACGAGAATGGGTTGCCCGAGCAAGTGCAGGTGCGCACCTCCAGCGGTTTCACCCGTCTCGACACCACCGCGCAGGACACGGTGCGCCGCTGGAAATTCACGCCGGCGCGCCGCGGCGATACACCGGTCGGTGCGTGGGTTCTCGTGCCGATGACGTTCAAGCTGGGCAACTGA
- a CDS encoding amidohydrolase family protein → MITDAQVHIWNANTPEDPWDPKGNNHLPDPMPAERMLGLMDDAGIDRAVISPAGVAPNRSPACAQAAAAKYPKRFRVMAWFVPSLPEQFKLLPRWLEQPGVCSLRLSMNEAEHQKLFAEGAFEPVWKACIDQDMAVAVWTRAGPALMEPVLQKYPNLRFIVDHFAWAVPGEARESKVKAMEALARFPNVTVKVSSLPLVSGSAPPEYEDLHPLIKRVHAAYGAERLMWASDQTQTMGKARGTYTENADIIRKYAAAYLPAADIQQMMHGTASRVFKWPVE, encoded by the coding sequence ATGATCACCGACGCACAGGTTCACATCTGGAACGCGAACACGCCCGAGGATCCGTGGGACCCGAAAGGGAATAACCACCTGCCCGATCCCATGCCCGCCGAGCGCATGCTCGGGCTGATGGACGACGCCGGCATCGACCGCGCGGTCATCTCGCCGGCCGGCGTCGCGCCCAATCGCAGCCCGGCGTGCGCGCAGGCCGCCGCCGCCAAATATCCCAAGCGCTTTCGGGTGATGGCGTGGTTCGTGCCCTCGCTGCCCGAGCAATTCAAGCTGCTGCCGCGCTGGCTGGAGCAGCCCGGCGTGTGCAGCCTGCGCCTGTCGATGAACGAAGCCGAGCACCAGAAGCTGTTCGCCGAAGGCGCGTTCGAGCCGGTGTGGAAAGCGTGCATCGACCAGGACATGGCGGTGGCCGTGTGGACCCGCGCGGGTCCCGCGCTGATGGAGCCGGTGCTGCAGAAGTATCCGAACCTCAGATTCATCGTCGACCACTTCGCGTGGGCCGTGCCGGGAGAGGCGCGCGAGAGCAAGGTGAAGGCGATGGAAGCGCTCGCGCGCTTTCCCAACGTGACCGTGAAAGTGTCGTCGCTGCCGCTGGTGTCGGGCAGCGCGCCGCCCGAATACGAGGACCTGCACCCGCTGATCAAGCGCGTGCACGCGGCGTACGGCGCCGAGCGCCTGATGTGGGCGTCCGACCAGACCCAGACGATGGGCAAGGCGCGCGGCACCTATACCGAGAACGCCGACATCATCCGCAAGTACGCCGCGGCGTACCTGCCGGCGGCCGACATACAGCAGATGATGCACGGCACGGCGAGCAGGGTGTTCAAGTGGCCGGTGGAGTAA
- a CDS encoding sulfite exporter TauE/SafE family protein: MIGVSPGELLVLALAILAGGVVAGLLAGLFGVGGGVVVVPVLYEVFRLLEVPDAVHMQLCIGTSLAIMVPTNIRSYRAHRASGAVLEHVVRQWTPGVVVGIAVGSVIATVAPSSVFKIAFTVMAAIIAGKLLFGRESWRLGDELPAHPLARLYGLAVGLMASLTGVSGGSLCTMVLTLYGKSIHQAVATSAGIVVPIAIAGTLGYIAAGLPHQSSLPPFSLGFVSLIGFALMAPVASFTASYGARLAHVVPRRGLEVAFGLFLLAASLRLLASLL; this comes from the coding sequence TTGATCGGTGTTTCACCCGGCGAGCTGCTCGTTCTCGCACTCGCCATCCTCGCGGGTGGCGTCGTCGCAGGACTGCTCGCCGGCCTGTTCGGAGTCGGCGGCGGTGTGGTGGTCGTGCCGGTGCTCTACGAGGTGTTCCGGCTGCTCGAGGTTCCGGACGCGGTGCACATGCAGCTTTGCATCGGCACCTCGCTCGCGATCATGGTGCCGACCAACATCCGCTCGTATCGCGCGCATCGCGCGAGCGGCGCGGTGCTCGAGCACGTCGTGCGGCAATGGACGCCGGGCGTCGTCGTCGGCATTGCGGTCGGCTCGGTCATCGCGACCGTGGCGCCGTCGTCGGTCTTCAAGATCGCGTTCACGGTCATGGCCGCGATCATCGCCGGCAAGCTCTTGTTCGGCCGCGAATCGTGGCGGCTCGGCGACGAGCTGCCGGCGCATCCGCTCGCGCGGCTCTACGGGCTCGCGGTCGGGCTGATGGCCTCGCTCACCGGCGTGAGCGGCGGCTCGCTGTGCACCATGGTGCTCACGCTGTACGGCAAGTCGATACACCAGGCCGTGGCGACCTCCGCCGGCATCGTGGTGCCGATCGCGATCGCCGGCACGCTCGGCTACATCGCCGCCGGCCTGCCGCACCAGTCGAGCCTGCCCCCGTTCTCGCTCGGCTTCGTGTCGCTGATCGGGTTCGCGCTGATGGCGCCGGTGGCGAGCTTCACCGCGTCATACGGCGCGAGGCTGGCGCACGTTGTGCCGCGACGCGGGCTCGAAGTCGCGTTCGGATTGTTCCTGCTCGCCGCATCGCTGCGGTTGTTGGCGAGCCTTCTCTGA
- a CDS encoding tripartite tricarboxylate transporter substrate binding protein: protein MKCPIGVVSVLPLCALLAHGSAALGQSYPSKPVRFLSGQPPGGATDFFARMVAQELMKTWKQPVIVEHRPGVSGSLAVDQTVKAPPDGYTLVFATSGQIAINPHLLKLNYDPLVDLAPAAFLVHTCMLLVTHPSVPVRSARDLIALAKAQPGKLNFGSGGNGAASHLASELFMSLTGTRMTHIPFKGAGPAALAVSTGDVDLSFGSVPATMGAAKAGRARALAVSTKNRTQAWPDLPTLAESGVPGYDMSNWYAFFGPPALPKEIVVRLHTDIGRIAAQPEFQERLVREGGAHEAMTLERFGQFMRSENARWGKVIRERNIRAQ, encoded by the coding sequence ATGAAATGCCCCATCGGCGTCGTCAGCGTGCTACCCCTGTGCGCGCTTCTTGCGCACGGCAGCGCGGCACTGGGTCAATCGTATCCGTCCAAACCGGTACGCTTCCTCTCCGGCCAGCCGCCGGGCGGAGCGACCGATTTCTTCGCGCGCATGGTGGCGCAAGAGCTGATGAAGACCTGGAAACAACCGGTCATCGTCGAGCATCGTCCCGGCGTGTCCGGTTCGCTCGCGGTGGATCAAACCGTCAAAGCGCCGCCGGACGGGTACACGCTCGTATTCGCCACCTCGGGACAGATCGCGATCAATCCGCATCTGCTGAAGCTCAACTACGACCCGCTCGTCGATCTCGCGCCGGCGGCGTTTCTCGTGCACACCTGCATGCTGCTGGTGACGCATCCTTCGGTTCCCGTCCGATCGGCGCGCGACTTGATCGCGCTCGCGAAAGCTCAGCCCGGGAAGCTCAACTTCGGTTCAGGCGGCAATGGCGCAGCCTCACACCTCGCCTCGGAGCTGTTCATGTCGCTCACGGGCACACGCATGACGCACATCCCGTTCAAAGGCGCGGGCCCGGCCGCCCTCGCGGTTTCCACCGGCGACGTCGATCTCTCGTTCGGGTCGGTACCCGCCACGATGGGCGCAGCGAAAGCGGGACGGGCACGCGCCCTCGCGGTATCGACCAAGAATCGGACACAGGCCTGGCCCGATCTGCCGACGCTCGCCGAATCCGGCGTGCCCGGGTACGACATGTCGAACTGGTACGCCTTCTTCGGGCCGCCCGCGCTGCCGAAGGAGATCGTCGTCCGCCTTCATACCGATATCGGGCGTATTGCCGCCCAACCGGAGTTTCAGGAACGCCTGGTACGCGAGGGTGGGGCGCACGAAGCGATGACGCTCGAACGCTTCGGCCAGTTCATGCGCAGCGAAAACGCCCGCTGGGGGAAAGTCATACGCGAGCGCAACATACGCGCGCAGTGA